In Megalopta genalis isolate 19385.01 chromosome 17, iyMegGena1_principal, whole genome shotgun sequence, a single genomic region encodes these proteins:
- the LOC117222866 gene encoding methyl farnesoate epoxidase, with the protein MWFGILTLVVVLILKVLLDCRRQRKSPPGPLGLPIVGNLFDIAKLVRREKISANIWNQLAEKYGPVFSVKLGIQEPTIIVSGIDAITEMLNKPEFDGRPNGFMFKYRCGGTPHGILFTDSGIWHSQRRFALRTLRQFGFGKYSMEYILQQDASALTNMIIQLTANGTPINIGSLICVSVVSHIWFLLEGTKFEVGKETPQLKEAISVLKDLLRTGNISGGIVNHFPFLRHIFPHLTGYRLFEERQSRINKFFLEVISRHKDNKLFGECTNFIDSYLEEIDAQKKKSPYTSFTEKQLQFVLKDLFTASIDTTDNMIGFVIAYLVVHPHVQLKIQDEIDKVIGRDVSPSLNDKNRLPYLNAVLVEVSRLANVTPTSLPHRALSDSNLLGFEIKRNSTLLANFRSIHLDKEHWGDPEVFRPERFINKEGQFVDDPWVMPFGTGRRKCLGEVVAKNTVFLFVACLLQKLNFSVPEDHPEIGLHGIDGIITSPPKIEIVVAQR; encoded by the exons ATGTGGTTTGGCATCTTAACGCTCGTAGTTgtgttaattttgaaagtgcTGCTCGATTGCAGACGACAGCGAAAATCTCCTCCAG GACCCCTGGGTTTGCCTATCGTTGGAAACTTATTCGATATTGCGAAGCTAGTGAGGAGAGAGAAAATATCTGCCAACATTTGGAACCAATTGGCGGAGAAGTATGGTCCAGTTTTTAGTGTTAAATTAGGTATACAGGAACCGACGATTATAGTTTCCGGAATAGATGCTATTACCGAGATGTTGAATAAACCGGAATTCGATGGCAGACCAAAcggatttatgttcaaatatagATGCGGCGGTACACCGCATGGAATATTATTTACGGACTCGGGTATTTGGCATAGTCAAAGAAG ATTTGCATTGAGAACCCTGAGGCAATTCGGTTTCGGAAAGTACTCGATGGAGTATATACTTCAGCAGGATGCGAGTGCATTAACAAATATGATAATTCAACTAACGGCAAATGGGACGCCGATTAACATTGGTTCCCTTATTTGCGTTTCCGTCGTTAGCCATATTTGGTTTCTACTGGAAGGGACGAA ATTCGAAGTGGGTAAAGAGACTCCTCAATTAAAAGAAGCGATAAGTGTGTTGAAAGATTTGCTGAGGACTGGAAATATTTCTGGTGGCATTGTCAATCATTTTCCGTTTCTCAGACACATTTTCCCCCATCTGACGGGATACAGATTGTTCGAAGAGAGACAGAGTCGtataaataaattcttccta GAGGTGATATCGAGACATAAAGACAATAAATTGTTTGGAGAATGCACGAATTTTATAGATTCCTATTTGGAGGAAATTGATGCGCAGAAGAAGAAGTCACCGTACACTTCCTTCACCG aaaaacaattgcaatttgtACTGAAAGATCTGTTTACCGCTAGTATAGATACAACAGACAATATGATTGGTTTTGTCATCGCATATCTCGTGGTACATCCTCATGTACAGCTTAAAATACAAGATGAAATCGACAAAGTTATAGGAAGGGATGTTAGTCCTTCCCTTAATGACAAAAACCG ATTGCCGTACCTGAACGCAGTTTTGGTCGAAGTATCAAGGCTTGCGAACGTTACTCCTACTTCTCTCCCTCATCGAGCATTATCCGACTCCAATTTATTGGGTTTTGAAATCAAACGAAACTCTACGTTATTAGCCAACTTCAGAAGCATTCATTTGGACAAGGAGCACTGGGGTGATCCGGAAGTATTCCGTCCAGAAAGATTCATCAATAAAGAAGGACAATTTGTTGATGACCCATGGGTTATGCCTTTTGGAACAG GTCGCAGAAAGTGTTTGGGCGAAGTGGTAGCAAAAAACACAGTCTTCCTCTTCGTAGCATGTCTTTTGCAAAAACTTAATTTTTCTGTGCCAGAGGATCATCCTGAAATCGGACTTCACGGAATTGATGGTATTATTACTTCTCCGCCTAAAATTGAGATTGTCGTTGCTCAAAGATAG
- the LOC117222867 gene encoding sentrin-specific protease 8 isoform X1, with amino-acid sequence MSLMVNRHLVLFLDNMAKRNQDPIVLCYYDCVIRASDITLLQGPHWLNDVIIGFYFEYLDVTINQNGKKDIYFIGPELTQLLKLTDPSQYDIFLNSTSISECKCILFPLNDCDSRESAGGSHWSLLVYCTQEKTCYHFNSFRGCNYAAMKLAKNIMNYVLDKDEPEKKFAEPNCPQQDNGYDCGIYVLCLTDIITEHILKTGRISGCDYSQTKSLVSKKRRQLLDLIDELKEKESAKN; translated from the exons AT GTCCTTGATGGTTAATAGACATTTGGTTCTATTCTTGGATAATATGGCAAAAAGGAATCAGGATCCAATTGTTTTGTGTTACTATGACTGTGTAATCAGAGCAAGCGATATAACATTACTTCAAGGACCGCATTGGTTGAATGATGTCATAATAGGattttattttgaatatttgGATGTCACAATTAACCAGAATGGAAAGAaagatatatattttattggaCCAGAATTAACGCAACTGCTGAAGCTGACTGATCCGTCTCAAtatgatatatttttaaattcgacAAGTATATCAGAATGCAAATGTATACTTTTCCCTTTAAATGACTGCGATAGTAGAGAATCAGCTGGAGGGTCACATTGGAGTTTGCTAGTGTATTGTACACAAGAAAAGACATGTTATCATTTTAATTCGTTTAGAGGTTGTAATTATGCTGCTATGAAACTAGCAAAGAATATAATGAATTATGTCCTTGACAAGGATGAACCCGAGAAGAAATTTGCCGAACCAAATTGTCCACAACAAGATAATGGATATGATTGTGGAATTTATGTTTTGTGTTTGACAGATATAATTACAGAACACATTTTGAAAACAGGACGAATAAGTGGATGTGATTATAGCCAAACTAAAAGTTTGGTTTCCAAAAAACGTAGACAATTATTGGATTTGATAGACGAATTAAAGGAGAAAGAAAGTGCTAAAAACTGA
- the LOC117222867 gene encoding sentrin-specific protease 8 isoform X2: MVNRHLVLFLDNMAKRNQDPIVLCYYDCVIRASDITLLQGPHWLNDVIIGFYFEYLDVTINQNGKKDIYFIGPELTQLLKLTDPSQYDIFLNSTSISECKCILFPLNDCDSRESAGGSHWSLLVYCTQEKTCYHFNSFRGCNYAAMKLAKNIMNYVLDKDEPEKKFAEPNCPQQDNGYDCGIYVLCLTDIITEHILKTGRISGCDYSQTKSLVSKKRRQLLDLIDELKEKESAKN; encoded by the coding sequence ATGGTTAATAGACATTTGGTTCTATTCTTGGATAATATGGCAAAAAGGAATCAGGATCCAATTGTTTTGTGTTACTATGACTGTGTAATCAGAGCAAGCGATATAACATTACTTCAAGGACCGCATTGGTTGAATGATGTCATAATAGGattttattttgaatatttgGATGTCACAATTAACCAGAATGGAAAGAaagatatatattttattggaCCAGAATTAACGCAACTGCTGAAGCTGACTGATCCGTCTCAAtatgatatatttttaaattcgacAAGTATATCAGAATGCAAATGTATACTTTTCCCTTTAAATGACTGCGATAGTAGAGAATCAGCTGGAGGGTCACATTGGAGTTTGCTAGTGTATTGTACACAAGAAAAGACATGTTATCATTTTAATTCGTTTAGAGGTTGTAATTATGCTGCTATGAAACTAGCAAAGAATATAATGAATTATGTCCTTGACAAGGATGAACCCGAGAAGAAATTTGCCGAACCAAATTGTCCACAACAAGATAATGGATATGATTGTGGAATTTATGTTTTGTGTTTGACAGATATAATTACAGAACACATTTTGAAAACAGGACGAATAAGTGGATGTGATTATAGCCAAACTAAAAGTTTGGTTTCCAAAAAACGTAGACAATTATTGGATTTGATAGACGAATTAAAGGAGAAAGAAAGTGCTAAAAACTGA
- the LOC117222865 gene encoding uncharacterized protein LOC117222865 produces MPAKQNGPELEENGKRAKEQKEDDQDPSENFDPPDGGWGWIIVIAAGFSNFCILPMLQSFGLIFRDRFAELGISTSQTTTIININCAVTACTGLFNGPLFRKFSFRQVAFAGALICAISITILSTMKSFVGAIVFFSFLYGVGIGITLSANALALNTYFKKKRRIATGFSWTCTGLGPIIIPQIITLLMPVYDVEGTTLIIGGVTFNGVACALLLQPVSRHLKKKRITDQSNAIDDVESEEPFTYTKVETEPPVENKDNTWESEASENIDDNDRSSYGALSLAKEKFSSQYLYYDDAEDGASGIDVMAPGVLMMSRANDGWYSRKNTSTTSVASRVSKKEELFKCPHRKMSLPMSRQSSLPRGSSIKSINRQYSENDALRKRMSGYQSNAPSLIIVNKFNEKSDDCKDPLNNRLVEQTTVIPEEAESYQLINHEHVEEEQKSFWQKLIIFFDLDLLRDSIYVNLMMGLTLATFTELNFSLLTPFILAEYGYSKIQVATFMSILAGVDVLTRLTIPFIANLIGWSNRTFFLVGVCQMAVGRIVLAHVQDFQVSLAIAVLLGIGKGLRTIFMALVIPSHVPLSRLPGATGIQLVTSGIVALILGPITGYIRDITSDYTITLHCLNIPTFYTTISWCVEMCFVKQKSKKAAQEKDTSKITVAV; encoded by the exons ATGCCGGCGAAGCAAAACGGGCCCGAACTTGAGGAAAATGGAAAACGGGCGAAAGAGCAGAAGGAAGATGATCAAGATCCCAGTGAAAATTTTGATCCACCTGACGGCGGTTGGGGCTGGATCATCGTGATTGCCGCGGGATTTTCGAAT TTTTGCATATTGCCGATGTTGCAATCGTTCGGTTTAATATTCAGAGATAGATTCGCTGAGCTGGGAATCAGCACGTCGCAAACAACaactattataaatataaattgcgcCGTGACTGCTTGCACAG GTTTATTCAATGGCCCGCTATTTAGAAAATTCAGTTTCAGACAGGTAGCTTTCGCCGGTGCTCTTATTTGCGCCATATCGATCACAATACTGTCAACTATGAAATCTTTCGTTGGTGCTATAGTGTTCTTTTCCTTTTTGTACG GTGTCGGAATCGGCATAACACTGTCAGCAAATGCTCTAGCTCTGAATACGTATTTCAAAAAGAAAAGGAGAATAGCGACCGGTTTCAGTTGGACTTGTACGGGTCTGGGACCTATTATAATACCGCAG aTAATCACATTGTTAATGCCCGTGTATGACGTAGAAGGGACTACTCTGATTATCGGCGGTGTTACATTTAACGGAGTCGCGTGCGCTCTTTTGCTGCAGCCCGTGTCTCGACATCtgaaaaagaaacgaattacAGATCAATCAAACGCCATCGACGACGTAGAATCTGAAGAGCCATTTACGTACACGAAG GTCGAAACGGAACCACCAGTCGAGAATAAAGACAATACTTGGGAGAGCGAAGCCTCAGAAAATATCGATGACAATGACCGAAGCAGTTACGGTGCTTTGAGTCTCGCGAAGGAAAAGTTCAGTAGCCAGTATTTGTATTACGACGATGCAGAAGACGGCGCTTCCGGTATAGACGTTATGGCTCCAGGTGTCCTCATGATGTCACGAGCTAACGATGGCTG GTATTCGAGAAAAAATACTTCAACCACGTCAGTTGCGTCGAGAGTATCGAAGAAGGAAGAGCTTTTCAAATGTCCCCATCGGAAAATGTCGTTGCCTATGTCTAGGCAATCCAGTCTACCTAGAGGATCGTCAATCAAAAGTATCAATAG ACAATACAGTGAAAATGATGCTCTCCGGAAAAGAATGTCCGGATATCAATCAAATGCGCCGTCTCTTATAATTGTCAATAAATTCAATGAGAAGTCTGATGATTGTAAAGATCCACTCAACAACCGATTGGTAGAGCAAACCACTGTGATACCCGAGGAAGCGGAATCATATCAATTAATAAACCAC GAGCACGTCGAAGAGGAACAGAAATCTTTCTGGCAGAAACTGATCATATTCTTCGACTTGGATCTTCTCCGTGATTCCATTTACGTGAATTTGATGATGGGCCTCACGCTCGCCACTTTCACGGAGTTGAATTTCTCACTGTTGACGCCGTTCATTTTGGCCGAGTACGGATACTCGAAAATCCAGGTTGCAACGTTTATGTCGATCCTCGCTGGCGTCGACGTGCTCACCCGATTAACGATCCCGTTCATAGCCAATCTCATCGGATGGAGCAACAGAACTTTCTTCCTCGTGGGTGTATGCCAAATGGCCGTTGGTCGCATCG TATTAGCGCACGTGCAAGATTTCCAAGTTTCGCTGGCGATTGCTGTTTTATTGGGTATTGGGAAAGGTTTGCGAACAATTTTCATGGCGCTCGTGATACCGAGTCACGTTCCCTTATCAAGACTTCCAGGTGCAACTGGTATACAATTGGTGACCAGTGGCATAGTTGCGTTAATATTAGGCCCAATCACTGGTTACATCAGAGACATCACATCCGACTACACGATCACACTTCACTGTTTAAACATCCCAACATTTTATACTACGATCTCATGGTGCGTCGAGATGTGTTTCGTCAAACAAAAATCAAAAAAGGCGGCACAGGAGAAAGATACATCGAAAATAACAGTGGCAGTTTAA
- the LOC117222814 gene encoding uncharacterized protein LOC117222814 — translation MIAEETKKVPPNGKWGWMIVLAYALNGISTGSLLHGFGLVFKDTFPLFGFNATQAAIIINTNLASGMILGLINGPLLRTLGYRKAALIASLLYTTGIIVTAFSRSFILILIFYGLFTSLGMWLSMSAFSFALNSYFTTKRGRALSLALTIVGLGPIILPQLTTISLSYYGFQDTILIFGAFSLHSLVGCTLLQPLKWHLKTVKVQPQPTNEKETLLTVEKGISQEDECSMNSTLDINNLPRKRKAIISTIDYDAEMGSIYGFDVPYARQYSNSISVSLGEKTRSQLRLNRKFESVDTVNLGSSVKIFDEKPYAPIKCSNLNLSNGSNRNLPEMVENETLIDNEKTALNIESNGTDKSEEKSFAKEIFDKVVQFFDLNLLRDPIFVNIMAGMSAAIFAEANFSTLTPFILTDMKLTTKEISTVLSIIAAMDLLFRSLAPFLGEWLHQPPRIMYMISLVLLIITRSSLIFANGFTSMIPVAVGLGAAKGIRSIYMSMVIPHYVPINRLPSANGIQMIVNGIMFLIAGPILGIIRDSAGYYAPCIVMMNFISALTVVIWSVEMIIVRRRRLRLKEKEHDNSYI, via the exons ATGATTGcggaagaaactaagaaagttcCTCCAAATGGAAAATGGGGTTGGATGATTGTTTTAGCATATGCTTTAAACGGG ATCTCAACCGGATCCCTTCTGCACGGGTTCGGATTAGTATTCAAGGACACATTTCCCCTTTTCGGTTTCAATGCGACACAGGCggcaattattataaatacaaatttagcTTCTGGCATGATACTCGGCTTAATTAACGGGCCTCTATTACGCACCCTTGGATACAGAAAAGCGGCTTTGATCGCTAGTTTATTGTATACCACTGGTATAATTGTAACAGCGTTCAGCAGATCTTTCATTCTAATTCTAATATTCTACGGTTTATTTACCT CACTCGGCATGTGGCTGTCAATGTCCGCCTTTTCGTTCGCTCTAAATTCATATTTTACAACGAAGAGAGGGCGCGCCTTATCTTTAGCGTTAACAATTGTTGGACTTGGTCCTATAATATTACCACAACTAACAACGATTTCACTCTCTTACTACGGATTTCAG gatacaatattaatattcggaGCATTTAGTTTACATTCGTTGGTAGGATGCACGTTACTTCAGCCGCTGAAATGGCATTTGAAAACCGTAAAAGTACAACCACAACCGACGAACGAGAAGGAGACTCTACTTACAG ttGAGAAAGGTATCTCACAAGAGGATGAATGCTCGATGAATTCAACTTTGGATATAAACAACCTCCCTAGGAAGAGAAAAGCTATTATTTCAACTATTGACTATGATGCTGAAATGGGAAGCATATATGGATTCGACGTACCTTACGCGCGACAATATTCGAACTCGATAAGTG TTTCTTTAGGAGAGAAGACTAGAAGCCAGCTACGTCTTAATCGGAAAT TTGAAAGCGTGGACACAGTCAACCTTGGCAGCAGCGTTAAAATTTTTGACGAGAAACCATATGCTCCAATAAAATGCAGCAATTTGAATCTTTCAAATGGAAGTAATCGTAATTTGCCGGAGATGGTGGAAAACGAGACCTTAATAGACAATGAGAAAACTGCACTGAACATAGAGTCCAATGGCACTGAcaa GTCCGAAGAGAAGTCATTCGCAAAAGAAATATTTGACAAAGTGGTCCAATTTTTCGATCTGAATTTATTGCGAGACCCGATCTTTGTGAATATTATGGCAGGCATGTCGGCGGCCATCTTTGCCGAGGCAAATTTTTCTACATTGACACCGTTCATTTTAACGGATATGAAATTAACGACCAAGGAAATTTCGACCGTTCTTAGTATCATTGCTGCCATGGATTTACTTTTCCGAAGTCTTGCTCCATTTCTTGGAGAATGGCTGCACCAGCCACCAAGAATTATGTACATGATAAGTTTGGTCCTTTTAATTATTACTAGATCAT CTCTAATATTCGCCAATGGGTTTACATCGATGATACCCGTCGCTGTCGGATTAGGTGCTGCCAAAGGAATTCGTTCGATCTATATGTCTATGGTGATACCCCACTACGTTCCCATCAACAGGTTACCTAGCGCAAATGGGATTCAAATGATCGTGAATGGTATCATGTTTTTAATTGCCGGCCCTATCCTAG GAATAATCCGCGACAGCGCCGGATATTACGCGCCCTGCATAGTGATGATGAATTTCATCTCTGCATTGACTGTCGTAATATGGTCCGTGGAGATGATCATCGTAAGGAGAAGAAGGCTTCGATTAAAAGAAAAGGAACATGACAACtcctatatataa
- the LOC117222873 gene encoding uncharacterized protein LOC117222873, with product MDVPRIFLAFLLLVLVCGTSSTLKNDRGGSSFSGRGPVRLSRRIALNEYLVPPPPPRQHPFRSGRLANPQPAEPPGYFSKLMNWLSPFGFGAPGSMPLKPPPYHEPSFPPPPQGHATPFNLHAGASHPPPPPHPPAGPPSDLPLYPPLNPPPSHPGPAFTPPLNTHPVLPLSSPPGQPAPLYKPPPAALHEPKHYLPPQQPKGKSCNPCNKVPWIPMQGSEHQPNQYPPAPQPSNGYLPPSNHGSHDAQYAASHDIRVPDFPRVQAQQNGQAGAIAPVQNPLLQPNPVPPLYSAEHFGQPSRNPPTEGFGLEPPPAPLPSSVLEGHFSDVGNHDQTSSGTQINQDQANVVPQSHGAGIDNGLNEHAASFGASDLDNQSVIYGTPVDQEYLEPLNHGASIQDNPVASFGSSDVGHVEDHGFASQNGDAYRESFEPNPGHDAGAHYLGPDLGPTSYDSARFGNQAAGNLNYQYSDDLSPSSSVVKDTRADATTKNESIYIEQSPLLDLTKESESRGEAQWQSQITTDGNALEPTTTYHFDAINTFLDNSSSFGGLTDSYGSSNHQDVDVYGQSTPSTFGLSENNEGRYTETATVGSQFTNQQDVLHAATSGQSGYVWTSLLLDNPDSKNESQRHKEAPNFEQQARPDSRDTNETGQKQQNTKRNKQVQVIIPYTSDYTPIPFQQSSGDWSVKNNRERTQPRKIPLSSDPNINDYVQQESRNDIRLINQLQAQFNLNDSYKTNIRMSQARLNDTRTIKANSSIDVRRLQKNIDNWTIQEYSKPTPSSTIVPSSSHPYLLPSKKIPTEYLTTTEPGDQTNESKDSRESVKSYSLAGFSFNEVDHEGSSSNHIETVQSPVQVVRVETSKSSSGDSESTNKATTERDQSWGGYSVTISPVNKEKIYVVTPQSVPATSPKTSFEKQKRENLQKTNQLNESNSKNSNDSTDGFDAIEKAYQVLPQAVNNLAVASTGKEEIPLWGIMEHEEFATLNLEGNDDEAADDVVDGPVLYTGHSKVSRAKR from the exons ATTTTCTTAGCATTCCTACTACTGGTCCTCGTATGCGGAACATCTTCGACCTTGAAAAATGATCGAGGAGGGTCGTCCTTCAGCGGCCGAGGACCCGTCAGACTGAGTCGAAGGATCGCGTTAAACGAATATCTCGTCCCGCCACCACCACCAAGACAGCATCCGTTTCGATCGGGAAGGCTAGCCAATCCTCAACCAGCGGAACCTCCCGGCTATTTTTCGAAACTGATGAATTGGTTGAGTCCGTTCGGTTTCGGCGCTCCTGGATCAATGCCGTTGAAACCACCCCCGTACCACGAACCCTCTTTCCCTCCGCCACCTCAAGGTCACGCTACGCCGTTTAATTTACACGCTGGAGCCTCGCACCCGCCTCCGCCGCCGCATCCTCCGGCTGGACCACCGTCCGACTTACCCCTGTACCCACCTCTTAATCCACCACCCAGTCATCCTGGCCCAGCCTTCACGCCTCCTCTGAACACACATCCCGTTCTGCCTCTGAGTTCTCCTCCTGGTCAGCCTGCACCACTCTACAAGCCTCCTCCGGCCGCCTTACACGAGCCGAAACATTATCTTCCTCCTCAACAACCGAAAGGGAAGTCCTGCAACCCTTGCAACAAGGTTCCCTGGATACCGATGCAGGGTAGCGAgcatcaaccgaaccaataccCGCCCGCGCCGCAACCCTCGAACGGTTATCTTCCTCCCAGCAACCATGGAAGTCACGACGCTCAGTACGCTGCTTCTCACGACATCAGGGTCCCGGACTTCCCTCGCGTGCAGGCCCAACAAAACGGGCAAGCAGGCGCGATAGCTCCGGTTCAGAATCCGCTGTTGCAGCCTAATCCGGTGCCACCGCTTTACAGCGCGGAACATTTCGGCCAACCCTCGCGGAATCCTCCGACCGAAGGCTTCGGGCTTGAACCGCCGCCCGCGCCTTTACCATCGTCGGTCCTCGAAGGACATTTCAGCGACGTCGGGAACCACGATCAGACATCCAGCGGGACGCAAATAAATCAAGACCAAGCGAACGTCGTGCCGCAGAGCCATGGGGCAGGGATCGATAACGGATTGAACGAACACGCAGCATCGTTCGGCGCGTCTGACCTCGACAATCAGTCCGTAATCTATGGGACACCCGTGGATCAGGAGTACCTCGAACCGCTGAACCACGGAGCTTCGATCCAAGATAACCCGGTCGCGAGCTTCGGGTCGTCCGACGTTGGTCACGTAGAGGATCATGGATTCGCTAGTCAGAACGGGGATGCCTATCGAGAATCATTCGAACCGAACCCGGGTCACGATGCTGGCGCGCATTATTTGGGCCCGGACTTGGGCCCAACTAGCTACGACAGCGCTCGTTTTGGCAACCAGGCTGCCGGGAACTTGAATTATCAATATTCGGACGATTTGTCGCCCAGCAGTAGCGTGGTCAAAGACACCCGCGCGGACGCGACCACGAAGAACGAGTCGATATACATCGAGCAGTCGCCGTTGCTGGACTTGACGAAGGAAAGCGAGAGTCGCGGCGAAGCGCAGTGGCAATCGCAAATAACCACCGACGGAAATGCTCTGGAACCAACAACCACTTACCATTTCGACGCTATCAACACGTTCCTCGACAACTCGTCGAGCTTCGGTGGTCTGACAGATTCTTACGGTTCGTCGAATCATCAGGATGTCGACGTTTACGGACAGTCGACGCCGTCGACGTTCGGTCTCTCTGAGAACAACGAGGGACGTTACACGGAGACGGCGACCGTTGGTTCACAGTTTACGAATCAGCAAGACGTTTTGCACGCAGCGACGTCCGGCCAATCGGGATACGTCTGGACCAGTTTGTTGTTGGACAATCCGGATTCGAAGAACGAGTCGCAGAGGCATAAAGAAGCTCCGAATTTCGAACAGCAGGCTAGGCCGGATTCGAGGGATACGAACGAAACGGGCCAGAAACAGCAGAATACGAAACGGAATAAACAA GTGCAAGTCATAATACCGTACACGTCAGATTACACGCCAATACCATTCCAACAATCTTCCGGAGATTGGAGCGTGAAAAATAATCGTGAAAGGACACAACCGAGGAAAATTCCACTGTCCAGTGATCCGAATATTAATGATTATGTTCAACAAGAATCCAGAAACGATATTCGACTGATCAATCAATTACAAGCGCAATTCAACCTGAACGATTCATACAAAACGAACATAAGAATGTCCCAAGCGAGGCTCAACGATACAAGAACCATCAAAGCAAACAGTTCTATCGATGTTCGGAGGTTGCAGAAGAATATTGACAACTGGACGATACAA GAATACTCGAAACCAACACCGTCCAGTACTATTGTACCAAGTTCTTCACATCCTTATCTTCTGCCATCTAAGAAAATTCCGACAGAGTACTTAACAACAACCGAACCCGGCGACCAGACGAATGAATCGAAAGACAGCAGGGAGAGCGTGAAGTCGTATTCTTTAGCTGGCTTTAGCTTCAACGAAGTGGATCACGAAGGTTCATCCAGCAATCATATCGAAACAGTTCAATCG CCAGTGCAAGTCGTGCGAGTAGAAACATCGAAATCGTCGTCCGGTGACTCTGAAAGTACAAATAAAGCTACAACAGAACGAGATCAAAGTTGGGGAGGATATTCTGTGACGATATCGCCGGTGAACAAAGAAAAAATTTACGTGGTGACGCCGCAGTCGGTCCCAGCGACGTCTCCTAAGACGAGTTTCGAGAAACAGAAAAGGGAGAACTTGCAGAAAACGAATCAATTGAACGAGAGTAATTCGAAAAACAGTAACGACAGCACGGATGGATTCGATGCGATCGAGAAAGCTTACCAGGTGCTTCCACAAGCGGTGAATAATTTAGCGGTCGCGTCCACTGGGAAGGAAGAGATTCCTTTATGGGGAATCATGGAGCACGAAGAATTTGCTACCCTGAATTTAGAAGGAAACGATGATGAAGCGGCTGATGATGTCGTGGACGGACCGGTGCTTTATACCGGACACTCGAAG GTTTCGCGCGCTAAGCGATGA